CAATTCTCTGTGATGAAGTCTGACTCGGACTAGAGAAAGATATTTGTTTATCTATGTATGATGACAACAGTGATGATTAAACTTTAATATATGAAGTTACTTGCCTCTTATCTATCCggaatatgtttatatatgtcATTGCACATTTGAAATTTGCTAGGTGCACCATTTCCTCCAAACTTCAAAGATGTAGTGAAGACAATATTCAAAAGACTGTTCCGAGTATATGCCCACATCTATCACTCTCACTTTCAGAAAATTGTGAGCCTTAAGGAGGAAGCCCATTTGAACACATGCTTTAAGCATTTCATACTTTTTACTTGTGTAAGTCTTTCTCTGCTTctgcttgatatatatatatatatatattattctctGCCCTTCCACTATTTATCTATTTTATACAAATTTAAATAGCAGTTAAATCAGGGCCAATAGCTTAAAGATGTTTAATGCAAATTCCAAAACAGTTAGTTGATGGTTCTTTTAAATCATCGCTAAGTATAAGCTTGCCATTATTTTCTGAATAAGAGTCATGATTTCTTGCCATATATGTATCATGGTTTTCAGAGAAGAGTCTGTTACAGTGACCAAAACAAAAACGGAATATGGTTTTAGTTGTGGAAAGAGAGATGGGCTAAAATACCTTTTGTTCTTCTTTAAGTAACAAGAAGGCACACTAGAGTCTCAAGTTTAACCGTTTAAGATATTAACCTCAAGCTTCACCACCCGAGTTAAGGGCCAGGTGACAAGAGTTGAAATGTTCTTTGTATCTTTTAGATCTCTGAAACATTCTTGTAAGAGTTTGGAATTCATGCTTAGTTGAGTAGGAAGTTGTTGGGTTTAATTGAGATTGTTGTTTTGGATGTGCAGGAGTTTGGGCTGATTGACAAGAAAGAGCTAGCTCCACTTCAAGAGCTCATTGAATCCATCATAGTCCCCTACTAATTACAGGACTGGACTTTGGATATCCTGATGatgtttctttcttcttctttttttcttttttttttctttattttagggATGCAAAGTCAAATAAATTAAGAGACTGTTATAGCAGACGACTTAAGAAACAAGTGTCTCTAATTTATATCTCTGTGTTATAAATGCAAGTTCATATGTCATGTTCCTTGAATGCCTTGCCTTACATCAAGCATTTTCGAAAAGAAAGCAGCTTGCACTTGAAAGTTATCAGTGTCTTAATTTCCATTTAATTATTCTTCTTATATATGTTGGACAAATTGCAAGTGAATTAATAAAAGGTGGCCAGGCCAGCAGCCCAGAAGCCGAAACCAATCTACCAAAAATTAAATATAACAGATCATTGTTAAACTAATTATCTTGGTTTAAAGATAAGTTTATgtgtaaaattttgtttaaatttatttcaattaattgaTAATGATTTTAATCGGAATCGTTAACATAAAttataaattcaaaaaatatatctATTATAGAGAAAGCTAATAGGTTACTTGGTAGGCACTTGGGAGTGGCGCGATAATCAAGTATCCTTCGTGTTAGGCTTATTACACTGAATAATGAATGGTCCTAACCTGATGATTACCTCGATCCACTCGTTTGCCGCCCGTCTTTTTCTTTAACTAAAAGCCTTCTCCTTTGCCCATTTCCGGCCACGGAAACGAACTGAAGATTGAACACCAAACATTTTGAAATTTACCCCTCCACACATAACAATCTATTTGGACTGGAAAAGCAAACCATTTAAACGCAtgactttttaattaaatttatgatATTTCATACCTTTCTTTGAATTCTAGTAATACTAGTAACATGTAGCTTTGGGGGAGATGGAGAGagagtggtggtggtggtggtaagACAAACCTACAAGGTCATGTAAGTTCCCTTTCAAAGAAACGGGGTCCTTTAATTccaaaaattgagaaaaaaaagccTTGGTTGCAGCAGTAAACCCACCCATGCATCAGCCTTAGTTATCACCATCATGAAAGACAAACTCTTGGACTTGGAGACTGCGTCGTCTTCTTATGATCAACTTATCTAATTatcttaattttatataattttctatTACGATTGAAGAGTTAGTTAAATCAAGTCAATATATATAAACAACATCAACCATTAAAGtaacaatttttttctctttcttgtTGGTTTCCTAATTTATTATCTTTATTTCAAATACTAAATTTTTGTTGAAACTCTACATATACTGTTAATTTgttttgttgatttttttttgtgtgtttataaaagaaaagaaaatcagaATTAGTTAGCCCTCGTATTACAACATTctctattataaatatattatagacAATAACAGGAGAAACATCATATTTACTATGATAAATGGCGAAACACAAGGTCAATCTAATTAGTTCAtctgtcactttattaagctctCATAGCACGTGATTAATCAGAACCAACTAATATCGTGATATAAGTCCTTTAATTCTTCTGGAAATTGGCAAACTCTCCTCTTCACTTCCTTTAACAATATCGATTGTTTCCTTATAATCCACTTCTGACACAACTTTCGTAGCACCCCTCTCCTATGTGATCGAAAGTCTCTCATAGGCTCCTCATAATTCTGCCTCCGATATGGGACATGAGTCAACCCCTTTACTAAAACCTCAAATCCAACAATCATCATGATTTCATGTAATTCTTCCTATTATTGCcataaaattaaaacttaatataCATCCATCCGTATTAACTTTAaaccatttaaaatttaaaaatcaccCGACAAGATAATAAAATTTGTGATCATACTACCTCTCTTTTTTTTAATTATCTTCTGACTACGTATAAAAACATTTCATTTCTTAATAGTTTTAGGGGGAAAaaacacatacacacacaaaaaTATAGATAATGACAATTTTACACATTATTGGGTGAGGCGTGAATAATCATTTCGTCCATCCAAATTTATATGCTGATACTGACATGGGACCATACATATTACTTTGAAATGCCTTAGGCGCTAGGACTTATATGTAATTAAGCTATTTACTAGTGGCCTAAATATTTGCCCTTTTTCCCCCTGAAAACAGATAAAAATAAGATTTTTCAGATCCAACCCAGCAGCGCAGCCCCAAAAAGAAAGTAAAGTAAACTTGGAAGTCAGCCCTCCTTCTCATTTAAACTTGGCAAAGCGTCACGGTTCTAAAGATACCTCATACCCCACTTACCCAATCATAATCAGACACGTGGTGTCGTATTTGTTCGCGCTCCTCTTTTTTACACTTACGTGGGATCTCTCAATCTCAAATCCAACGTCCGTTAGAATCTTTTCTTCAATTGCGTCGTCGGCATTTCCACTCCACACCATCGCCGATCCCCCCCCCATTACCGCGTTAGGTCTCTCCCCAGATTCCCCCCACCcccgttattattatttttatttttaataatattcatatttgtaaattaaaaccaaacatttcatttttttctcattgttccattttctttttctctcaaatTACGGTTTTATATTTCTTCTTCAATTGTCTTCTCTGAAGTTCACTTGATCTTGCTTGCTTTTATCTCTTTGTTTTTTTTAACTTTACTGTTTTCTACTTTTTCTTTTGTCGTCTCTTCGTCGTAGATTCGCTTTTGCGATTCTCGAGTTCACCGGAAATGTGGAAATCGAATACTCGGATTCTTTGAGAAATGATAATTAGGAAACATTTATTTTCTGATTTCTAGATTTGGAAGGTAAAGTGAGAGATGATAAGAGATCAAATGACTTAAGCGGCACTACTTTAGCGGAAGCAAGGATTACGATCTAAGCTTCCAATTTTGCTTGGGAGGAAATTCGGTTGTTGTTGGTGGAATTTTTGAGAGGACTGAAATGTCGAAGGTGGTGTACGAAGGATGGATGGTGAGATATGGAAGAAGGAAGATCGGCCGATCTTTCATACACATGCGATATTTCGTACTCGAAAATCGACTTTTGGCTTATTACAAGCGAAAGCCACAAGATagtcaggtgttttattattatttttagagttCTTAATTTTGTTTAGGTTCTTGAATTAAACATGTTACTGAAGCTTTTTAcggttttttaaaaatttgaaatcgtTTTTTTGGGATCGGAGAAGAGAGAAAATGCTTATTTAGAATGTTAGtgcaattatattttattttaatttttaataatagaacTTGTGCGGCTGGCGCTGCTATGCTTTTAGTAAAAGGAGGAGCATCTTTGTTTACAAAGGTGTCTGAAATCTCTGGGTTACTTCACTGTTTAGGGAAAAGAGAACAGAGTAATTTTTATTTTCGTTTTTCTTTTGAAAAGGCTGTTTCATTTGACTATTCGCTCCCCCGGTGGTCTCATTTAGGTTCCAATCAAGACCCTTTTGATAGACGGAAACTATAGAGTGGAGGATCGAGGCTTGAAGACACACCATGGACATGTGAGTTTCCCGTTTTATATGTGTTTGCCTGTTATAACATTTGTGTTATAATGGTAATGACAGTACAAAAACAATGCTTTCGATGGCTGAGAACTTAGACTGTCCAACTTCATATATATTCATAGTGTACACATGCATGTACTCGAGTGTGTGCATAAACATATTGTTAAGTCATGAATAATTATCCATTTCTCTTGCTAAAGATAACTTTGTGTTTTCTATTATCGACTGTTATTGATTTAGGACTCTCCTATTGACCAATTGTAGTTTTATGCTTTGCTTAATATATTTTACTgctcttttcttccttttctttcttttcatccCGACTCATGCATGCTCTTATTGCCTCAGTTTTTGCATGACAGTTCATGTAGTCCACTATAATGTTCCATTAGCATTTATGCTCTGGTGCATGATGAAATGTATTCGTTTAGATGGAACACTCATTTATACTTTATTTTAACTTGCTCACAGTTTATGTTTTGCAGATGCTTTATGTTTTGTCTGTTTACAACAAGAAGGAGAAGTACCACAGAATCACGGTTTGTTGttttcattttccttttctttaatGGATATAGTAAATGAATACGCATTCTTTGATGCTTAATAACCTGAGCTTGCTTGATTGGTTATTCAATTTGGAGAAATTGAAACAAGTTCTTGGCATCTTCTCTCTTAGGCTTGCCACTATGAGGGGAGGGTGTAGGAATGGATCCCTTGCTATTTATACTTTGCCAAATTAACAGTGGTTTTTTTGCGAGCTCTATGCTGAATGACTTAGGTCACATTATCAAATAGTGGTCTTGCACTCGCTTTTACCATATAGACATTATCAAATAGTTGAGTTAAAACCCTATTTTTTGAGTTCCGAACTTCAATTTATTGTTATACGGGAGTGAAAGCTTTTCATGATGGAATTAGAGTGGTATCTGTTTAGAAGTGATACTATCCATTGTGTTTCTCTTTGATTGTGCAAGCAAAACTGACACATGCTTCAGATTTACTATGTGGCTTCTTTGACCCGTGTTCATTTTCAGTTTTCGCAGTCTTTGTGTCCTATATATCCTTTTGTGAAATCTTATGCTCTTGAATATTGGGAACCTAAAATAAGTCATGTTTGTATACTTCTTTCTAGATGGCAGCATTCAACATCCAGGAAGTCCTAATATGGAAGGAAAAAATAGAGTCTGTAATTGATCAGGTGCATATCCCGCTTTTTGCATGTTTTGGATTTGCATTGTGAACCTGCTTTCTTTATCAACTTTTGTCACAATGGTTTAGGGTTACAGTTTCTTTACTGAATTGAATGTGTTTTCTTAATATGTTAACCCGTTAGCCAGACTGTTTCAATTGTCTAGTTACATTATTTTTATATGCAGCATCAGGAGCCCCAAATTGCTAACGGTAACAAATATGTTTCTTTTGAATATAAATCTGGGATGGATAATGGGAGGACTGCTTCTTCTTCGGACCATGAATGTCAGTAAGTGCCTGTCTATCACTGTTTTTTAATTTTCTGTTGGTTGTATGTGCTCATAAAAGTGAACGCTTCTTATGTTAGCTGTGAGTCAGCTAGGTCTGTGGCTGAGGACTTCAGTCGAGCTGCCTGAGTGCCTAGAATTCTTTGAGTCAAATACTCATGGGCTGAGGGGTATTTTTTGTAAATGAGTGGGGGAAAGTTAGAATAATTAGTTGTTGTATGAAGAGGTCTTATATTTTGTGGGACTTCATCCTCGCCTTACATCTTCTGAAGTATTGCAACTTCTAAAATATAGCATACatgaaatacataaatatttcatGGTTGGAGCAAGTAAATAGTTTTGATAAATAATAGCCAAAGCCTTGTGACTGGTCTGCTGGTTATGATGAATATCAAATGGTTCAATTGCCTTGCTTTACTGTTGGTTTAATGCATATTATCTGCTTCTTGTTAAGTTTATTGGCAAGCTGAATAAAGCACTTGTTCATTTGCTTCAATTTCTATTAAAGGTTGATTGTAAATCAAAATGAAATAAGGTGCCTTGATTCTTATCAGTTCTCAGCCTTTCCCTGATTTTTCTCtctctatttttatttattttttccaaTGTCAAGAGAAGTCATTTGTGATCCTTGGTCAATCTTgaaatttctttatttattttttcttaaggTTCAGTGCCCAGGAGGATGAAGTTGGTGCACCATCAAGTTTGCTAAGGAGAACAACAATTGGAAATGGTACACATTTGATTTTCTTTCTCATCTACTTTGAACTATTTAGTTCAATTATCAGAATCTCAACATTTCTAGGAAAAATATCAGGTCCTCCGGATTCAATATTCGACTGGACACAGGAATGTGACTCAGAATTGGCAAATCACAATGCCAACAACCAAGCATTTTCTGGAAAACATTGGCGCCTCCTTCAATGTCAAAATGGTTAGTTTTTCATTTTATTGGCTTTAAGGTTCAATCCAGGTATGAAAATCTCAAAAAAGTAGTTTGTACTGGAAGGGTCTTTTAATTACCACGATACTGTAGTGGCAGTGAGAGATCATTATGAAACTAAACTTTTTCTTTGATTTGACAGGACTTCGCATTTTTGAAGAGCTTGTTGAAGTTGATTACCTTGTATGGAACTATTTCATTGCTTTCTTTATGCCCTGTATTTATTTTTCAGTCATAAAAATGTTTTGGTTATTAAATATTGCATATATTTTCTTAATGCAGCCAAGGAGCTGTAGTAGAGCAATGAAAGCTGTAGGTGTTGTGGAAGCTACTTGTGAGGAAATTTTTGGTCTTGTAATGAGCATGGATGGAACTAGATTTGAGTATGTTTTgtatattttcaattaaaaaatatatattgtagTTTTCAATGCCTGAGACAAAAATGCATACCTTTTTTCATCCACACAATTTGTTTTAGACTTTTGGCAACTTTCcatattttattagtattttattTATCTTCTGCAGGTGGGATTGTAGTTTTCAGTACGGTAGTTTAGTTGAAGAGGTAGATGGGCATACAGCTATACTTTATCACAGGCTTCAGTTGGATTGGTTTCCTCTGtaatactttatctccaattTAAGTGTTTTCAGTTTATGCTTTATTTCATTGTATATTTATCCTTTGAAGTAGAACTGCCATAGTTTGTTTTGTTTTGGAACCAAAGTAGTCAGGAAAACACATAGAAGAGCTTGTGAATCACCTTTTAGCACATTTCTTTGATTGTTGATATTTTAGCTAACCAAGGCATATAGGAAATTCCAGATGTGGCCAGGTTAAGCTTAGTCTGGATACATGTACCAAAAAAAGGGATGAGATTAAAGGAAGGAATGAGAAAAGATTAAATTCACTGTATCTTTAAAAtagaaggaagaaaaagaaagaaaaactgtGGAAGTGGGAAAAGACATAAAGACATAAGAGAAAAGACCTAGAGAGAGCATTTACTTATTATGATACATAATAGGAGTGAGCCTACTTATTATTCAAGGTTTATGATCACTTATGTTCACTTCATTGAGGATTATTTATGCAACATTATGGAATATTTTTAGATTTATGCTAGTTTTCAAAAgatttcttctttcttctttctttatgAAGAATGTGCAATTTTTCAAAGAATGTGCAATTTTTCAAGGTTGTTGCTCTGTGCTTTTGCAGGTTTGTATGGCCCCGTGACCTTTGCTATGTGCGTTATTGGCGCCGAAATGATGATGGAAGTTATGGTAAGTCTTGCAGATTTACATATTGAACTGTATGCTTATTTTTCTAGCTTCAGAATTTTAACTTCTTTTCTCGTCTTGATTATTGTGCAGTTGTATTATTTCGCTCTAGGGAGCATGAGAATTGTGGCCAACAACCAGGATATGTGCGGGCTCATGTTGAAAGTAAGCTCTATGTGAATTCCTTGGTTGTGCCAATACTTGAAAGATGAGTATTTAATTTAGAGTATATTGCATACTATGTACTAAATTTCTCAGGTGGAGGGTTCAACATTTCCCCCCTGAAATCTCGAAATGGGAAGCCTAGAACGCAGGTGCAGCATCTCATGCAGGTTGATTTGAAAGGATGGGGTGTGGGTTATGTTTCATCATTTCAGCAACACTGTCTTCTTCAGATGTTGAATAGTGTTGCTGGTGAGTTATTTTCTCTATCCTGCGTGTTAAAATTTATGGTTTTCTGGGAATTTGACGTCACATTAAAAGATAGGATGCTTTTTCATGTTTCTATAGTTTAGTTCTTTTTGTTCTCATATTTCAATAACATAAAGAAATAGGGAAATATATTCTTTTTGTTGTGATATCAATCTGCATTGCATCTTGACATCCCACACTTGTCCAAATAATTATCaacttgaagaagaagaaaaaaagagaagaaaagaaaggtgTGAGGAGGTGCGAGGGGATGCCATTCCTATAATATATTTTTCAG
This window of the Gossypium arboreum isolate Shixiya-1 chromosome 12, ASM2569848v2, whole genome shotgun sequence genome carries:
- the LOC108479284 gene encoding protein ENHANCED DISEASE RESISTANCE 2, with the protein product MSKVVYEGWMVRYGRRKIGRSFIHMRYFVLENRLLAYYKRKPQDSQVPIKTLLIDGNYRVEDRGLKTHHGHMLYVLSVYNKKEKYHRITMAAFNIQEVLIWKEKIESVIDQHQEPQIANGNKYVSFEYKSGMDNGRTASSSDHECQFSAQEDEVGAPSSLLRRTTIGNGPPDSIFDWTQECDSELANHNANNQAFSGKHWRLLQCQNGLRIFEELVEVDYLPRSCSRAMKAVGVVEATCEEIFGLVMSMDGTRFEWDCSFQYGSLVEEVDGHTAILYHRLQLDWFPLFVWPRDLCYVRYWRRNDDGSYVVLFRSREHENCGQQPGYVRAHVESGGFNISPLKSRNGKPRTQVQHLMQVDLKGWGVGYVSSFQQHCLLQMLNSVAGLREWFAQIDERGAPPRIPVMVNMASSSVSSVKTQKIDELSVPPGPSLDQTNAASRNSVMMDEYSDEDEEQMPEAEQEACPTKSDNDAKRTAPKEEPFEKIDLSCFSGNLRRDDRENSRDCWRISDGNNFRVRSKHFCFNKTKIPAGKHLMDLVAVDWFKDTKRMDHVARRHGCAAQVASEKGLFSLVFNVQVPGSTHYSMVFYFVTRELVPGSLLYRFVEGDDEFRNSRLKLIPSVPKGSWIVRQSVGSTPCLLGKAVDCNYIRGPKYLEVDIDIGSSTVANGVLGLVIGVITTLVVDMAFLVQANTTDELPERLIGAVRVSHIELSSAIVPKLDADPSRLY